One bacterium DNA segment encodes these proteins:
- the obgE gene encoding GTPase ObgE, with amino-acid sequence MFIDEAKIYVKAGDGGRGCVAFLREKYRPRGGPAGGNGGKGGDVIIRVNPKMRTLLDFYYRHHFRAENGRPGQGKNKHGRNGKDLIIEVPPGTMVYDAETGELICDLIDGEFVVARGGRGGRGNAAFATSTNQTPDYAEPGEPGEERMLRLELRLIADVGLVGLPNAGKSTLISRLTKARPKIADYPFTTKEPLLGIAELGRDKRLVIADIPGLIEGAHKGRGMGIKFLKHIARTKVLVFVIDINEKPDKAFQDLLSELGHFEQSLPRKPRIIALNKIDIASEKALGRNWKEVFPGERVFLISALVGLGLDELLQAMFELVEEVDKNAGEGDER; translated from the coding sequence GTGTTTATAGATGAGGCGAAAATATATGTTAAAGCTGGCGATGGCGGGAGAGGGTGTGTGGCGTTTTTGCGGGAGAAATACAGACCTCGAGGTGGTCCTGCTGGCGGTAATGGCGGTAAAGGAGGTGATGTTATAATTCGAGTCAACCCCAAGATGAGAACACTTCTTGATTTTTACTACAGGCATCACTTTCGGGCAGAGAACGGACGACCGGGGCAGGGGAAGAATAAACATGGCAGGAACGGGAAAGACCTTATCATAGAAGTCCCGCCGGGGACTATGGTTTACGATGCTGAGACGGGGGAGCTAATATGTGACTTGATAGATGGTGAGTTTGTTGTTGCGAGGGGTGGCCGTGGTGGTAGGGGTAATGCTGCTTTTGCCACATCCACCAATCAGACGCCCGATTACGCTGAGCCCGGCGAACCTGGCGAGGAAAGAATGCTTAGGCTCGAGCTAAGGCTTATAGCTGATGTGGGACTCGTCGGGTTGCCCAATGCAGGTAAATCGACGCTTATATCGCGGTTAACGAAAGCTCGTCCCAAGATCGCTGATTATCCGTTTACCACTAAAGAGCCACTTTTAGGAATAGCTGAACTTGGAAGGGATAAAAGGCTCGTTATTGCTGATATTCCAGGGCTCATTGAGGGCGCTCATAAAGGCAGAGGAATGGGGATAAAATTTCTTAAACACATTGCCAGAACCAAAGTTTTGGTTTTCGTGATCGACATTAACGAAAAACCCGACAAAGCATTTCAGGATTTATTATCGGAGCTTGGGCACTTTGAGCAATCGCTTCCCAGAAAGCCGCGCATAATAGCCCTAAACAAGATTGATATTGCCAGTGAGAAGGCATTGGGGAGGAATTGGAAGGAGGTTTTCCCCGGAGAAAGGGTATTTTTGATAAGTGCGCTTGTCGGTCTGGGGCTTGACGAACTTCTTCAGGCAATGTTTGAACTGGTTGAGGAGGTTGATAAAAACGCAGGCGAGGGGGATGAACGCTAA